The DNA segment GTGTATGAGGCTCATACCTTTGATGTTTTACCTGCAGCTTTTATCAAGAGTTTGGATCTAGTCGACCAGTTGTAATGTAGGTTTACTTGTTAAATATGATAATCAGTCTATGAATAAATGTTATGTACTAGTTTCACTTGTGCCCCTGAGTATCAAGAAACCTTCAGTTTACTAAGTCAATGGTCTTCAGTGAGTAAGTATTttttttagcgatattccaatTGTATTACGGCGAGGAATATCATGCCCAGATATGGGttccacacattatacccatgtggggaatcgaaccctggccttCAACGTgatgagctaacgctttaactactagactaGCCGTCACCAGTGACTATGATTGATACAACATGATCTTGTAACTTGGATGTTTTCCGCAAGTATGTTGTTATTCACGTGGGACGTGATTCATATATTTAAATTCATATATTTCAAACCATGGTTGATATATATACGCTGAACAAGATTTTTATCTCATTCGTCCgaaattgtaaataaacataacTGTTAAAAATTCTGCAAGTAATGAAATATGAcacatgaaaaatgaaaatatatatttgcgtCGAATGCTGTTGCTAAGAGTGTTTAATTTTTCATAACGTATGCATGACAGTTTCAAAGTCAAGTTCAAGCAGGTCACAAATCATACTTGTCATCTAGATATATACTACCCTAACGTTTTATTTTCTGTCATCAAggtatgttttcataaaatatactcGATGTGTGAAATTGGCTGGTTGTTTACTCCGCTCAAATAAGATATGTTTAAATATAGCCGCGATCGATGCTGAAAACGGTTGCAAGTGTTTCTTTCATAACACTTAAACCCATCATTGCCAATGCCATTGTCAAGTTCACGTCGTTGTTAGTATGCTCTATCTCTCTTCTTTCAGTCAGATGCACCAGTTGGGAAGTTTTAGATTCCAGTTCATGACCAACCTTGCAGCTGAAGTGTTTTCGTCGTTCTTAACAGATATTTAAATTAATCTTCAGGAAACATGATGATATCTCAAGGTCTTCACaatttaaaagaacccacaaataaTTCCTTCCAGTTCCGATATGATTTGCCACAAAAATCATGTACTTTGAAATGAATCAATTGGTACACAACGGCGGACCCGTAATGTGCTTAAGACCGTTCTCCACAAGGCGGGTGAAGAAAATCGCCGAAAACCTTAAAAGAAAAAGAACttgcattcattcattatttttttttatttagaacaTATTGCGGTCATGCTCATCTGTGGCCACATCCTGTTTTTCATgccggacatgttgacaattaCATGTAATGTTTTGCATGACGTGTCAAGCTATCCTTAGTTAATTATTGCGCATATTGTGTGAAAACTAAATCAATATGTGTAAAGAAGTGAGCATCAATCATCATTGTCACCCAGCTTTAGAAACACGGGTTAGTCATAGCGTTAACACCCATTTATGACGTAGTATTTGACAgaagaaataaaaatacattcaagataaaaaaatgtCAAAGAGTGGCTGCAATTGATCCGCAACGTCAAAGTGAGTAACAACACTGGAATGTTCAACCCACCCAGACGGTTTTCCCGTATGATGTTTCAAGACATGGATGGAAAGTAGACGTTTAAATATGCATGTAGTAAAACAGTGAAACAAAGGCAGATTCTTGACAGTGTGGAAGATAAGCAACTGTCTCTCTTACAATACCTAACAACACGCAGAAACTGTATATGCAGAAATCATTCTATATATATCCCCAGTGGTCGAGAAGGATAGGATACTGAGGAGCTCTCGGAAGGGATGTTGCACACACGAAGCATGAACCCCACAACACCTGCACCGCATACCCCTTCACCTATATCCTGTTCCATGGGTACCGCGTGTCTGACTTTTCTTTATACTGGGCCGGGGCAATAGTACTGAATGTATGAATGTTTCGTTCCGCCGAGCCGCTCCTACGCTGACTGAGatcactgtgtgtgtgtggagtcGGTATCGATCTCAGACTTCATTGGTTGCGCAGGATGAATAATCGTCACGTGGTCTTATGTACAAGAATAAAAGCGGGGAATACACATGCTCACAGCAATAGTAAAAGCATAGCCTTAGCTAGCAGACGACAGATCTCTACACACAGCAGCTAGTGCCCGCTGGACGAGGCACTGGTAAGGACAGCCTTGCAAGTCTTCCTAACTTGGTTCCTGGATTTTTTATTCAAGTCTTCCTGATTTTTTCACAGTTTCTTCGATGAAATTACCGACGAGTACCGTTATGCAGCAAGAACAGCTACTCCACGTGCTTCCAGAAAGAGTATCGGCATCAGCACCCCACTCTCGTTCCTGTTCCTTCAAAAACAGGCCCCGACCAAAGTTGGAACTTGACCTCGCCGATGCCAGACCGCGGATCAATAGTATGCCAAACTGTTCAGTGTATCTCTCATTGCCCGACGGACTTCATGGAGATCTCCGGATGTTTGGACAAAATGCCGGTTTCTTCCGCGTAAGATCTTTCAAAACCACTTCCAAGGGTGTTGTCAACCATGGGGACTCCTTCAAGAAAAGGAGTACGGTCAGTTTAATGTCATCTGGAAGCACCGTCACAGAGAATGAGCAGAGACAGAGGACATTAAGTGTGGCATCCGAGGAAAGTACAGCCGTTAGTGGAGGATCCTCAGCCGCACCCTCCTACTTCAGGGTAGTGATGCTCGGTGCTCCCGGGGTGGGCAAGACCACACTTACCCGACAGTTCATGACATCGGAATACATGGGCTCATACGATGTAATAACCCGTAAGTACGATTCCTTTTAATGCATATACATAATCTTGCTTTCATGTCACCAACATTTTTATTTCACCATACGAAATATTCATACGACATGCAATCTCGCGACATGATGTAATACATTTTAGTGAGCCAGTGGTTTTAATAGGACATCCGTgtctaaatata comes from the Haliotis asinina isolate JCU_RB_2024 chromosome 12, JCU_Hal_asi_v2, whole genome shotgun sequence genome and includes:
- the LOC137258078 gene encoding GTP-binding protein Rit1-like, coding for MKLPTSTVMQQEQLLHVLPERVSASAPHSRSCSFKNRPRPKLELDLADARPRINSMPNCSVYLSLPDGLHGDLRMFGQNAGFFRVRSFKTTSKGVVNHGDSFKKRSTVSLMSSGSTVTENEQRQRTLSVASEESTAVSGGSSAAPSYFRVVMLGAPGVGKTTLTRQFMTSEYMGSYDVITPDPDEHDDSIVSVMLDGEESMMEFIDNPEDCDFEDLRVDAYVVAFSITDHESFETAVNMVRQLRVEMGTDRAIILVANKTDLVRQRRVPSAEAKVIAMKYDCKYAETSVAINHHVDELLVGILSQIRFKLNIPVNQVVLTEKPKEKLSPKRAMLFLSKLFKQASRKSKSCDNLFV